The Silene latifolia isolate original U9 population chromosome 4, ASM4854445v1, whole genome shotgun sequence region TAATCCAAACAGTATAAAAACATACTCCTACTAAAGCCATGTTCATAAGTACTTGTACTCCCTCTgttccggtcaattgttgttctttgaTTTGGCATAAAGACCAATGAAAGAGGAAGAagccaattattaaatgacaagtggaacaaattgaggatgaatgatcaaattgctcatcaagtttattcttaaaatagaaaggataacaaatgatgagacaccccaaaatgaaaaaaaaagataacaaatgatcgggacagagAGTGAGtagcttttatttttgttacGAATGAGGGGACTAAGCCCGTTGTTTGCTATTAGACGGAGAATAATAACAATCCCAAAAATGTCCTCTAAAAGATGGGATGCAACTATAAGTTTGTGGTTTTCTAATAATGGGTCAATAATCTTTATAATGAAATCTCTCTCTAGTTAACAATGTTAGTTTGTACTACTTGACTACCTCCATCCACTAACAAATTAGcaattaatgtattatacaactggttgtatatacaacttattcaatgtagttgagctttgttataaagttatcgagttttattaacaaaattatcgagctatggTATAAAATTATttagcttaacagaataattattaaactcaataacttcataaaattgctcaataacttgtaaaatagctcaacaactttgtgtaagagctcaacaactttgaggcggttgtacaatgctattatacaactggttgtaggatagtatttgtgacgAATCAGCTTATACATTATACATAGCAATAGTAATTTCTTGTTGATACTTGATAGTGGTTTAAAATGTGTACAGCATGAAATTTTTAACTAAGTTAGCTAACATATGTAACGACATTGGTATACTATCGCCGAAACGTAATTACGTAAGGatataatattaataaacatTAAACCGTGttcataattaaaattaagaaCTATCAGTTCTTTCATTACCAATCAAAAGATATTACAATGTAATCCAACTTTACTTAGTACCACTTTATTAATAACAAAGGATCTTAGATTCTTAGACTTGTAATCTCCGTAATTTTTTATTCCAAGATCCGCCACTATTATTACGAGTGCATATCCAAATTATTCACGAGATTCAGAAAACTGAGCCCTAAGAGCCTCAAGAACATTCCCATCAATCTGAAAACTCCTAAGAAGAACCGGATCAGGAATCCTCGGAGTCGACCCAAATACAGCCCGATTAATATCAACTCGGCCAGGGTTCTGGCTACCAAACGCAGCGTTTGCAACAGCAGGTTTGTTACCAAGATTAAGCTGGAAATGTGGAAGTCCTTGAGGAAACACGAAAATATCGCCTTCGTTAAGTACAGCTGAATAAAGCTTGTTAACTTCGTTTTCGCCTGGTAAATTGCTTGTTACAAACCCTGCAAACACGGTACCATGTAATACTGTGAACATTTCTGAAGACCGGGGATGGTAATGGATCGGGTTCACCCCTCCTGGGGCGAAATCAATCCGGCCCAGTGCGATTCCCAATGTGTTCACCGCAGGGAAGAGAAAGACGTTTATCATTCGTGATGCGGCTCCATATCGATTGTTTGTGTTCAGTGGTGTGTTGTACCCTTGGAATAGGAAATCGGTTGATTTTACGTCTTTTTGTCGCTTGCAGAAGAATCCATTGACCGCTACTGCACAAGAACATCGTATTGGTGATACTGAAACTTAGTATTATCCTGTGATGCGCTTCATTAATTTTGTTTAATGTATTACATTAaacaaaattaatttaatttatcatGCATGGAGATACTAGTAGTGTGTAATCGATATCTCCATGCATGATAAATTAACATTAGTCACTAGGGTAGACGGGCGTGTCCCGTGTGTATATGACTTGGTAAAGTAGGGAAATTTGGATGTTTTGCAATAACCAGTAACAGAAAATTGTGTTGAAAATTACATCGACTATTTGATAGTTAGAAGAACCTTATGCATTATTCTTTTTAGTTAACATTATACAGTATGATATTTAAAAAATGATTAGGAAAGGGGAGAAATAAAGGTAGAAAGATCGATACCGGGTAAATGGGTTTCATTGACAAGAGCAATACAGAAGTCTTGAAGAGGATTAGGATCAGCAGCATAGACCATGTTAATTGACATAATCATAATTAAGGCTATAAAATaagtagtaataatattaatcatttTTTAATAACTcttaaaacttaatttaatttgaCTAATTAAGTTTTTATATGATAAACATACActtattagtttagttagttgTCTTAAGAAAATGCATATAGGAAACAGCCTATATATAATGTTTATAATTACAGTTTTATCTCATGGATTTAATTTTATCCGAAAAATTAAGTCGTATTTACTTCAATGTATGGAGGTTCGTTCGTCAGTCCATTTCTTTGTTTCTTATTACATTGATTATAAACAATGTCCATTTCAGtttgaattaggtactatttaagtATTTTTGAGTGTTTTTTCTTGTATTAGGTTGTTGGTTGCATTTCTCTAATCTCTAgctaatttctctattgttttacCGGGAGTTTCAGGCAATCATTACTACTGTGTGAGTAAATGGTTATAAGGCCCACAGGTTTTGAATGCAAATGATTAAGCCGAGATAGACAAGTCGATTTGAGCTTGAGCTTGAGCTAGTTCAGCTTGGCCGGAGAGCTTAGACTCGACTTGCTCTGAGACTAGATCGCGTTTTTAGTAAATGGCATGGAACACACTAACCATAGTTGCTTTTTTTTTTAGTAAAAACTCcataaaaaaaatttcaacaCCCTTCAAGTTATAATTTTAAATTTATCTTGGGATAAACCGTCTTGTCTGCTTATGTTTATTTTCGCTTAGCCCCTGTACATAGAAAATGAGATTTTTTTACGCCAAATTTAtaagctgtttttttttttttgcactcaTCTAACTCGATATTCACATTATCCAATCATTGAGAAAGGTTGTTAGACGTTCAAACacaattagtaattaatatggtTAATTATTCCTGGCTAGTGCTAAACGTAGATGTTCACACACAAAAGTTACGTTTAATATTACATACGAAGTATTATTTCGTTTTACAAACTTACAATAATTGTAATATTGTAATATCCGAGTATATAATAGTTGACCTTAACCTCAGTATCAAGACTGGTTAACCTTAACCTTTTTGTGTCGATTCGCGACAATGATTATGACTTGTAAGTACATAGGTCAGTTACTCAGTTAGTCATCATATGACATGAACTGAGCCCTGAGAGCCTCAATAATAGTTTCATTAACCTGAAACGTCCCAGTAAGAACATCATCAGGAATCAGTGGAATCGACCCAAAAACAGCCCGATTAACATCAACTCGGCCAGGGTTCTGGCTACCAAACGCAGAGTTTGCAACAGCTGGTTTTTTACCAATGTTAATCTGGAAATGGATAAGTGATTGAGGAATCACAAAAATGTCACCTTCATGTAGTACAGATGAATATAACCTGTTAATATCGCCGGGTAAATTGCCTGATATAAACCCGGCAAACAGGGTACCCTGTAACACTGTCACCATTTCTGAAGCCCGGGGATGGAAATGAAGCGGGTTTACTCCGCCTGGGGCAAAGTCGACCCTACCCAATGATATCCCGAGTGTGTTCAAGGCAGGAAACCTGAACACATTTGTCATTACAGGCGCGGTTCCAAATCGGTTGTTTGTGTCGCCTGGTTCGTTGTACCCTTGGAATAGGAAATCGGCTGATGTCACTTTATTCGGGTTCTTGCAGAAGTTCCCATTGATCGTTACTGcataaaaatataatattaaaataTACTTCGTAGTATACTCGTTAAAATTTGGTATTATCAGGTGGCGCTTCATATTAAAATATAGGGAAAAAATCGAGTTTTTAacttaaatttcaaaatttccggTGTCCAGAGGGGGCAAGCGCTCATGCTAGCCTCCCTGTTCCACGACTGCTATGATGCTTACTGAAAGGGAATTAGAACGGCGATAAAAGTAGAAATATACCATGAAAATCGGTGTCATTGACAGCAACAcaaaagtcttgaagcggaggaGGATCAGGAGCATAGACAGAGTAAAATGACATGATCATAGTAAAAATTATGCAATAAGAAGTAAAAATATTCGGCATCTTCATTTTAACTCTGAAGTATACTCTAAATTTTTAACAAAATGTATACTTTGACGATTTTATATTATTATCACATAAATGGGAAACACCCTAATCCCTATATATATTCGATTTCTGAGTTATATTTGATTAATTTAGCTAGTATGTTGTATACCGAAAATGAGTATAAAAAACAATGGAAGAATTAACTTTTTTCGAATTGTTATGTAGTAACTTGAGCGATAAAAGTTCCGAGGGTCTCTTTATCAATTGTATGTCTCGTAGCGCTTGCTTGATCCTCTGGTAATCTCCTTTGCTATTTCTAATGATCATAAACAATGTCTGAATCAATCGAAATACATACTACTTGGATAATTCAAGTGTTTTTTCTTGTATTAGGATGTTGTTTTAATTCATATGCTCTCTAGCTAGTTACGGAAATCAGGAAATTACATGCTAGTAATGCGGTTAAGTAATTACGTGTATAAAAGTATCGAGACAGTATGTATTGGTTGTTTTGAAATGATCAAGCCAATCTGAAGTCGAATTACCTGGGTTTAGATCTGATTTTAATTTCTCCAACCCAtattttcggaaaaaaaaaaaaaagaatgtctATATAACAGTTGCTGTTAACTTCCCAGCAATTACAAGCTTATTTTCCGTCAAACAAAGGCCGTCGGTCAAATTTAACGTTTCACATGAAGACAAAAACACTCGAATTAATTTTTACATGAtgttttaaaaaatttaaaactATTATACTCGCAAAAAATAGCGGTAAGGGTAAATATAAGTAAGATTGAGGGGGTATACTGAATTACCCTAGAGAACCTAAGCTAAACGAAATAAGGTAATATGGGAGACAGTGCCTTGTGAATCTCAAAAGCCAGGGAACTTGGGAAACTTGGGGAAGGTGTCTCCGTAGTAGGTAGCTGTGCCGACCATGAGTGCTACGGTAGCGCCTTGCACCACCACTCGAGCTCTCATCAGCTTCTGTCCTAGCTTTGAGTTGCCTTGCCTAAAGCTTATCAAGCCGGCTGTCAGTACTCCAGCTGTCATTAGAGCGCCTGAAAGTCCAACATCAGTTATCATACTTACAAGCGCAAATGTGCAAATATAACAATAGCATTCAACAAGCTAGAATTGATTCTCTCTCGGTCTCTCCTCATAGCTCCTATCAAAGCAAAGACCGTGGTCCTATAAAGAACTCGGAATCATCTTCCATGTCATTGATAAACTAT contains the following coding sequences:
- the LOC141653938 gene encoding putative germin-like protein 2-1, which encodes MSFYSVYAPDPPPLQDFCVAVNDTDFHVTINGNFCKNPNKVTSADFLFQGYNEPGDTNNRFGTAPVMTNVFRFPALNTLGISLGRVDFAPGGVNPLHFHPRASEMVTVLQGTLFAGFISGNLPGDINRLYSSVLHEGDIFVIPQSLIHFQINIGKKPAVANSAFGSQNPGRVDVNRAVFGSIPLIPDDVLTGTFQVNETIIEALRAQFMSYDD
- the LOC141651994 gene encoding putative germin-like protein 2-1 → MINIITTYFIALIMIMSINMVYAADPNPLQDFCIALVNETHLPVAVNGFFCKRQKDVKSTDFLFQGYNTPLNTNNRYGAASRMINVFLFPAVNTLGIALGRIDFAPGGVNPIHYHPRSSEMFTVLHGTVFAGFVTSNLPGENEVNKLYSAVLNEGDIFVFPQGLPHFQLNLGNKPAVANAAFGSQNPGRVDINRAVFGSTPRIPDPVLLRSFQIDGNVLEALRAQFSESRE